Below is a window of Nicotiana tabacum cultivar K326 chromosome 19, ASM71507v2, whole genome shotgun sequence DNA.
tcgttcccactgccaaacattgatcaaatgattgatgcctattctgggtacaatcaattcaagatgaacctggaggatcaggaaaaaattTCGTTCATGatgaactttggcacatattgttataatatgatgcccttcgggcttaaaaatgtcggagccacttatcaaaggctcgtgaacaagatgtttgaGAAGCAAATACGTAAAATGATAGAGGTGTATATAgatgacatgttggtcaagtctTTGAATGTATGTGATCATTTAAAGCATCTCCAAGAAACCTTTGATATCTTgaggaagcacaacatgaagctttaCTCGgaaaaatgcgcattcggggttggctccggtaagtttttgggtttctAGGTTTCACAAAGAGGGATAGAAGTAaatcccgataagatcaaagccatcgaagacattcTGGACCAGCTGACAAGCGTAAAAGAAGTACAAAGGCTAACCGAAAGGTTGGCCGCATTGAACAGGTTCATCTCTCGATCCTCAGAAATATgtcatcacttcttctcactactgaagaagaagaacaatttcaaatggacTCTGGAATGTCAGCAGGCCTTGAAAGACCTGAAACATTATCTATCAAGCCCCCCGCTACTATCAAAACAGGGGAGGGTGAACAATTACTAATGTACTTAGCGGTCTCGAAGGTAGCGATAAGCGTCGTTCTAGTCCGGGAGGAAGAAGGTACATAATTTcctgtctattatgttagcaaaattttGTTAGGAGCGGAGACTCGTTAACCGCACCTCaaaaaactggccttagctctcgtaatTGGCTCttgaaagcttaggccttattatAAGTGCCACCTGATAGCCGTTGTGACAACCTTCCCCTTGCAGAATGTTTTTCACAAGCCTGAGTCGTcaagccgattggccaaatggccAGCCGAAATTAGTGAGTTCGATATTGAATACAAGCCTAGGACTGCGATCATATCACAAGTTTTGGTCCGACTTTGTGGCTAATTTTAGTCCTGGGTTATTGCTCCTGGCTGCTACAGAAGCAGTGTTGGTGTCGGAAACGACATCaagagtttggaccttgttcatgGATGGAGCTTCAAATGTGAAAAGGTCTAGGCTCGGGGTGGTCCTAATCATGCCTTCGGGGGAAACCCTGAGGCAGGCCATAAAACAGTTCTGTTAACTAaaaatgaagccgagtatgaggctttagTTACAGGAATCGAACTGGCCCGGGGAATTGGctccgaggtcatagaaatcaaatgtgattcccaaCTGGTAGTAAACCAAGTGTACGGTATTTTCGGTGCGAAGGAGGAACGCATGAAACAGTAAGTGATTGAAGTTCAAACTTTTCTTGCACGATTCAGGGAGTGGTCGATCACATACATCCCGAGATAAGAGAACGTAAAAGCAGATGCATTAGCCACATTGGGGTCGTCTACGAAAATGAAAGGATCTAACTTCAGTACTGTTGTTCAACTTATGCATTTGGTACTGGATGTGGACGAAAATTGTGAAGTAAATACAACAAATCTAGTCTGGGACTAGAGGAATGAGTTCATTGATTATCTTCAGCATGGCAAGTTGCTCGAAAACCCAAAGGCATCCCGGGCACTATACACCAAAGCGGCTCGTTACAGCCTCTTGGGTGGACAATTATATAGGAGATCATTCCAAGGCCCATTGACCCGAAGTTTAGGAGCCTCAGAGGCGGACTACGTGATGAGAGAAGTCCATAAAGAAATTTGCGGGAACCATTCTGGTGCAGATTCGTTGGTGCTAAAGCTGGTTaggcaggatactattggccccGGATGGAGCAAGACACAAAGGCATTCGTTCAGAAATGTGACAAGTGTCAGCGCCATGCACAGTTGGTGCACCAACCGGCAGAACTCTTGCACTCGATTTTGTTCCCATGGCCATTCAGGAATGGGGGATGAATATAGTTGGTCCGCTGCCATCAGGACCCAGAAAGGTAAAATGCCCTTTAAGATTAACCGATTACTTCACTAAAtaggttgaagcaggtccttgtAAAAAATCGGTGAGCGCAAAGTGATCGATTTCCAATGGGAACACATATTTTTCTGGTTCAAAATACCGAAGGAGATTGCCTGCGATAATGGTTCATAGATTCCAAAGTcacaaaatttcttgaagatctgaAAATCAAAAGAATTACCTCCTCACCATACCATCCGAGCGCTAACGGACATGCGGAGTCAACCAATAAGGTGattatataaaacctcaaaatgaGATTTGAAGCTGCTAAAGGCAAGTGACCCGAAGAGTTACCGGGCGTGCTATGGGCGTACCGGACGACGATAAAATCAAGCATGGGAGAGATACATTTTTAATCGTATACGGTGCAAAAGCTCTGATCCTGGTGGAAGTAGGAGAACCAACCTTACGATTCTCCCGAACAGATGAAGAAGCAAATAATGAGGCATTGCTGGTGAAGCTGAAACTGCTCGATGAACGCAAAGACTTGGCACACGTGAGGATGATGGATCAGAAGCAACGGATAAAAAGATACTATAACCGAAGGGCCAATCTCCGCTACtttaaagtaggagacttggATTTGAGAAAAGTGACTCAGAACACTCGGGAAATCAATGCTGGGAAGCTGGGTCTGATGTGGGAATGCCCCTACTGGTTTTCAGCTATCACCGGTAAAGGATCATACGAGCTGGAGAATTAAGATGGAGTCAAACTACCCGGTAATTGGAACGTGACTTACCTTAAAAGGTATTACTGCTGATGGATCCTACATATACTGAAAGTATGtactgcactctttttcccttcgttcagtttttgtccgAATTAGATTTTTctggcgaggtttttaatgaggcagcaatggaaagcatactacgaagggaGCATCATCAGCAGAGTTAAGACCTTTCAATGACAAGTCATTGAAATAATAAAGTATTACAGGATGGTTAAATAGCCTTTGGCTCAATGGAAAATTCCTAATGGGTAGTAAAGCTTGCCATCAAACCAAAGGCTATTCAACCATTCACAAGTGTTTAACCAATGTAGCAAGACCTCCAGTGTTCTAATCCGCATACTTCACATTCGAACATTGGGGAGGATAGTATTGGATATGGCAGAGGTAATATGATGAGTATATGTAGAGTTATAGATGGCAAAAatcgtggtcatgattacctcgagaaccggcAAAAATATTGCTAAATAGTGGGGCAACAcatgttcggggtattaaatgAGAGAAGACGTGCGTCCTTTAAAGCATCAGAGACTGTTCAAAGGTTTTTAGAAGATTTTTTGCCAAGAAAGggatcttcaccaacttcccggTTACACAAAGATATGCCATCGGAAAGCAGGGGGCTATCTAAATAGGGTAAAATTGGTTTACCTTAAATAATCGAATGGCAACATGACACGTGGAATCGAAAACAGGTAAAAAATAACTTGCGTAGTAACCAGTACGGGGAACAATAGCTGCAAGTGACATCAGGCTGACCCCGAAGGGAGCATGATCAATGTGAGCAGAATCAAATGCTTGCCATCGGGTAGTATCCAATAAAGAATATTCCATGGCATTAAATAAGCAGTCgttgcagagaatatttgcattcatggcttgccgttacatattcatcaaatGGCCctctttattatcatttaagaggggattgatcctaggatcttgtttccctaggtataactataaatagcAGGCTTAATAGTCATTGTAAGACACGAAATATTTGGCAAAACTTATGCTACATTCCATTCTCAAGCTAAATAAAATAATTTGCTTACTGTTTTATATTGTTCGTATTCCTGTCCTCGGAGACATTGCTCCCGGAGCCAGACTtgtcatttcctttgattttaaTTGCTAAGTCTTATTCTTAATCTAGTCTATTTATcgtttttggatcaaatcagctTGTTTGTCAATAAACCACGTAACAAATCCAACTGTattattttacgggtaaacactaAGATGATTATTTCTATGTGTGCTTCGATGAAATAAGAAACTGTCGCCCCATCTCGCTTATGATTTGAGTAATAATTGAAAAGGTacctttaaaaaaatcaaaaggttgTAGTTTTTGAATTCTGGAGAGAGTTTAAAAATTAAGATATATTGGGATTGCTTTATTTTTGTTCATTGTTCGAACTTAGAAGCTCttccttttccatttttatttttgagaaaggGACAAAAGAGAACCATTATTTTTTCTTATCTTTGTGTATCCGAaaaatggtacagttaaatttatacatgatttctacacaagtgaactaatttgatcctgaaataatacgATAATTGAATAAATACATGATACTTAGCCTTGAGATATGGATGAAAACAGCTGAGATGACAATTTCGGGAACAGTGTTTACGGGCACAAcgatgatgagatcaaaaagcaaaAAGTAAAATTGGATGAAGCTTTATATAGAATAAAATGTAAGtttagccagaaaattcgtgtcatttacaatgataactgggctcactatttatagctatctCTAGGGAAGGAAGTCCTAAGATCATATCCTCCTTAAATGttaattatgagggtcattgatgaataattaacggtgaacataaatacCAAATTCTCTGTAATGGACTGTCactcttaatgctgcagaatattacctattaaatgttaccgggcgcagagcatttaatacacctttatgaacgttatcctttccggtgacaagcggaatgGCTGCGTTCGGTCTTCGGCGATCCTtgtcttgggttccacgtgtcctcCCTTTAGGcgaccacgtgtcatatcatatttcagcctatacagatagtccccctgctttccagTGACATAACTTTATGTTatcgggaagttggtagaaacatctttttggcgggaattactataactccctctgAAGGTCCCTGACATTTTATTAGACGTACGTCTCTCcgtatttaatgccccgaacatgcGTCGTCCCATGATTCAACACGGCTTTTACTGATTATcaaggtaatcatggccatgaatttagccgccaaaagtTTACTTATACGCCacattcttttccttttcgtTTCATAATTTCTCGAACTCCTGATTTGTATCTTTGCTTTCCATTCTTTCTCTAGTCCTCCTCAAACACAAAACCTTTTCCATCTTCTTTTTTAATGGCTTCTTCCTCTAAACGTGCTAGTTCTACAAAGAACACGAACAAAGCCGAGGACTTTGTTCCTCTAATggtgggttccatcatcccaagaaaaCTCGGTACCATAAAAGACCTTGAAGAGAAATTCCCcctactgctaaccctcgtacatgggaTGTTAGTAagtacccttcttccattcgtccttccaatatttctgttgtgaaggaagactgtcgcTGCCATGAGTTGGATATTATCGCTACTGACCTATTGGTGCCAGTGACCCTTaccaaggaaggttttacatacttttacacgtatccctttactttgggtacgttttctttgagtggagagctcGATTCCATGATTGCAAAGTTTTTGCTTTCGctaccaagtgtgtttggcacaGCTAAGTCCTTCAGCGTGGAGGACGGTCGCATGTCTTTGACGTTTGTGCCAGGAAACtggagaggagctaaccttagctcatatgatgaatctctattctgccaaaatcttccgcgggggaatgataaacctctgcAAGCATGGCCACCATATTTTGCTgtccagcatggatgatgacaatgaccgtgggtggatggaatggTTCGTTGTAGTTGCCACCAACGACATTATTCCAACAACAATTTCATCCTTTGCGGTcgcttggaaccgcactcgtaagttctttgttttgtatttctttttactAGATATTCCTTTGTGGTCGTATCAACTCTTCACCCTTCGcatgtttcagcaactcgatggatcccaccggTGGTGGAAGGTTTGGACCGGTGGGTTCATAAGATCTTGGACATCACAACGCCCGAAACTCATTtatggaaagaactggcccttaaatacgggtgaaaggccaaaaatcatggtaattttAATTTACATTGCTTCCATTTTTCGTATATGAAGTacttggttgaacccttctaACTTATTAATAGAATTAGGTCTACCTGCAGGCTCTGTTGTTGTCCCCGAGGAGGACATTTTGGTTGATCCTGCTGATGCAGCGAGGCTGCTTTAGGAagcacttactcgaacaggtatctCCGGACCTGTTTTGGGTGCAAACACTTCTTTACGGAGTCCCCAGCCAGAGGATAAGCAACCAAAGAGAAGACGTTCCTCTGTGGCTGTGGAAAATAATAAGAGGGCAAAGACAGATGCCCCCAAGTCATCTTCGGTGGCAATGATGACTGGTCCTCCTTCTGGGCCGGTCATAGACACCGTGATGATTAATGCTGATAAAGAAGATGTTGATGAGGGAGCTTCATTACACAAAAGGCGACGATCTGcatcatctcaacaggatgctcaaCCTGTTGAGATAGTTACACCAACTGAATACGATGTCTCGGCACTTTGGGTAGAATCTGATTTGGTAGAAATGCCAACTCCCATTTTCGGGCCCCAATTGCTATAGCCGGTGCTGCGGGGTTGAGTACCGGGTCCTTtccgtctttggttggcgagcatccatCAGCTGGCACTGCATTTAATGCAGCTGCTTCTCATTTTTCAACTCCATCAACTTCATCTCCACTttcaccaacaccagcaactgctacatcacttccatcttcatccactcttccaccaGCAGTTGCTACATCACCTCCATCGGCcgcacctgaccatgaagaaggtgttcctcttccacagtccctagttcatgggaatttggggcaaaattacgctgccccttcttaggatccacaaaggaggaggaacgtTACTTTTTCAAGTCTCTACCAGATGCAACTTGCTATCCCGGTAGGTGGAGCTTGCTAACTATTCAggcactctcgggagagtgcttgttgaacaatgccatgcataaCGTCGTAGCGGTACGTTCTTTTCTTACTTCATTACTTCTTCTACTTTTGTATGAATGTATTCTAAGTTTTACTTCTTCTTGtcttgtaggccaactttcttgcttctgagggccttcaaaggttgattcgcaaaaaggaagaacttacttctgaacAGAATCAGCTTTCGGTAGAACGAGACCAAACTGCTCTCCGCCTCTCAAAACTAGAAACCAAAGCTACTGAGGTCGTtattttggaggctcgtttgcagcaaagcaAGCAATAAGTGGTAACTCTTCGCCAAGAAGTTGGGCCGCtaagggttagatttgatgaagccaaggccaaatgggttgaagtccagGACGTCATTCTTGCTGCAACCGAGTGCGAGGCTGCTGCTACAGAAAAAGTAACCAACTTAAAAGcaaccttgaactccaaaattgaagagcttgctgctgTGGGGGCGAAACACACCCAACTGAAAGAGAAGTACAGGATAACTATCAAGCTCAACAGGCTGTTTAGTTCAACTGCTCGCGACCTTAACGTCAGCCTCAAGTGTACTAGGTCCGCTCGGGAAAGCCTTTCTGCCGAGGTttcccaactcaaagaagaacttaagcgtcGAGCGACTTCTCtcgttgttgaaaaaacttatgcCATGTACagtatgaggagaaaaaccttggaagaggccaaagttggtatcattgatgttgatgccgaaattgctaaggcccgagagcttgagttggctgcaaaAAAGGGACTCCCGGCGCAGTCTGATGCTCCAGGTTCTTCTGATTCTGGTTCCGAGTTTTCGGAAACTGAATAGGGATTGGAAGGCGGTGATGCTGAAGACCAAACTGGGGAAACATTGAGCCATCGGTGGAAACACCTAGTTTTCCCGGGGATGCGGATACTTATCTTCCTCCTGGTTCCGTAGGCGCTGCAGtttagatttttctttcttttcccattttgtgCTTTTACCGTTTTGGCCCGTTCTTGTAAGtaaagacatatttttgctcAAGTATATTTTGAGTCTTATTAGACATATTTTTGCTCAAGTATCGTTTGAGTCTTACTTTTgtttgaatatccatgcaagtCTTTAACTTTTGCACTTGCTCAAGCATTCTGCGCATGTTGCTCTATTCGCGCTTTACTATATGTAGTACAAGGAGTATAATTTCCCCTGACATCCGCTCAATTGCATTATTAAAACCGGTTAGGGTGATGCAGCGCGAcactatcttgtcctcgagtctCATTTCGATGGggactcggggatggataatgcacGCTCTACTTCCATCGTCCACCATGATATGTTTGACATCAGTATCTAAAATGCATAAAGTAATGATGAGGGCATTATTATGAAGGAAAGTCAAATCGTCGGCATCTGACTCAtcaaagatgatactttcttcgagtctgTCATACCGTTTGTGGGTGATAGACCGTTTGAGCTTGTGagtggtggtgaacttcacacCGTTGAAAAAGGCATCATCTccaccgccgatgatcatgttgatagtACGAGTTAGTGATGGCGGCTTCGGCGGGCCTTGGTGTTCACGTCCTCTGGCAAAGTTATTTCTCCCCTTGTCTCTTAACATCTCTTTAAGGTGTCCCTGCCGCAACATGTTTACGACTTCTTGTCTGAGGGCGatgcaatcttctattttgtgCCCACTTTCCTAGTGGAACTCACAGAGGGCGTCGGATTTTCTGGTGTTCGGATCGGATCTCATCTTTGGCGGCCACTTTACCTTTGTTCTTAATTTCTCAAGAGCATAGACTATTTTTGTAGGTGACACACAAATATTGTGAGCAAATAATAAAGGGGGCGTACCTCTCTCGTTCTGATGAGTCCCTGTCCTTAGCCTAGATGGTCCTTCTTGATAGTAGAGGGAAGGTGCGGCGGCCGCCCTGATGTATGGCTGGTGTCATTCCCTGTTGGGTCGTTAGACCGTGTAATCCCTCCTGATGTTGTCTTTTCGTTCTTTTTTGGATTTGGTTTGTATCGAGATTAGCTGATGAGTTGGTCTGTTAAGGTCGTCCTCGTCTGCTTGGACCTCGGCACAATAAGCATTATGGATTTCGTCCCAAGTGGTTAGAGGATATTTCATCAATCGGCTCAACAGTTTTCTAGTCGCTCTTGAACCATCTCTACTCAACCCGTTCTGGAAAGCTGCGACCACCATCCCTTCGGACACATTCGGCAGAGTCATTCTTACTCTGTTGAATCGGGTGAGGAAGTCCCTCAGTCCCTCTCCTAAGGAATGCTTGATAGTGAATATATCATTTACTCTTGGTTCGGCCTTCTTGGATCCGGCATGGGCGGTTACGAACTTATTAGTCATTTCCTCGAAAGTTTCTATGGAGCGGGCTGGTAGCTGTGAGTACCATGTTAATGCCCCTCTCGTAAGGGTTTCGTCAAACTTCCTCAGCAAAATAGAGGACTACTTGTTCCTTGGTAAGGTTATTGCCTTTCACGGCGGTGACGTAATGGGTCACATGATCATCGATCGATCGTTCCATCATATATCCTGAGGTAGGGcagcattttgaaggtctttgttATGACACGCGAGGCTGCTTCATCGCTGTATGGCTACTCTACGAACCTGCTGGCGTCCCTTTTTGGCAACAACTTAGGAGCGCCCGGTATCATGTCGACTCATTCTTGGTGTTCTTTTATTTGGTCTTGGAGTGCTTTGTTTTCATTCTCCATTTATTCCATCCTCTTTAGAACGGCATCAAGGGCATTATCGCCTGTATTATTAGTAATATTGTGAGTTATACATGTTATCGGAGGGTTTGTTTGGTTGCACTACTCATCTGCTCATTGTGTCATGCAAGCTCTTGCAGTTTCTGTAGTCGTGCCTGGAGCAGGCTTGTTAAGCATGCTCACTAGTGTGTCGGTCATCCATGCTATGAGGAGCTTTTTCACAGCTGGCAGCATCCCTTCTTCTACGGATGTGGAGGCCCCTTTTCCATTGGGTTTTGTTATACTACAATGGGGGAAGCAACCTCTCGCGCCTAGGGGAAGCGTTGGGCGTCACGTCCTCACCTACTATTTTGCAACTCTCGTTGATAGCGTTCATGAGGTTGCTAGGGAAATTACTTGTTATTTTTGTCCTTTCTCCTTGGTTACCTGCCATGTAGGTTTTTGTACATACAAAGAAAACAATTTTGGGGTTTGTGAGGTTAGTGACTTACGTTAGCTGTAGATCTAAAGGAAACAAaaaatttaactaagaaatccccatagacggtgccaaattatttgaccaaaaatatagatcttggttcaactaattaaatttatacaaatgagggttaatcttagttaataataatatcctAAAGATGAAATTCTCGACATTGTGATAAATAGCACGTAGATCTATTCCAAAAGCTATGACAGTAaacaatatttaatatttaagaaCCCAAACAGAAGCAATATAGCATTAAATAGTGATGAAtagcaataaatgatatttatgTAAATAGAACAATGAGTCACCCAAGAAAGGATAAAATCAATGGGTGTTCTTATGATAATGATGAATGATGGACAAGCCTTTGAATATCCGAGTTATTATCAGATCCAGTGAAAAAGTGTGgacaagaatcttagtgaaaaggttatttttgtaggCTTGTAATAAGACCAGATTCTCTCTTTAAAGTCAAAGTATATTTTACGAATGAATATCTTATGTACCTTCCTTTGTCGTTTGCTTGTTTACGACTTCTACTCTTTCTATTATCGTTTTCATCTAGTTGGTCGTAGCCCTGTTGACAGTTATTTGTGGGCCATGTCTGACTTTTGTTTATGTATGTTGGGTGTTCCTCTTTATTTAGAATAGGCTGATAGGTGTTATTTGAACTTGGTTGATTTCGGTCTTTTGCCAAGTCGTGGTCGAGGGTCGAGGGGTGTTGTTCGAGTTGGGTCAAACTTTACCCTTTATTAAGTTGTGGTTGAGGGTCGATCGGTGTTGTTCGAGCGTGGTCGACCGTAACTTAGTATTAAAtcgtggccgagggccgataggtgttgttcgagcatGGTCGAACATATCCTTAACAAAAAAAGGTGTCCTGATAAATGTATGTGTTCGAGTGTGGTCAAACATAACCTAGCATTAAATCATGGttgagggccgataggtgttgttcgagcgtGCTCGAACATATCCTAGTATTAAATCGTGGccaagggccgataggtgttgttcgagcgtGGTCGAACATAACCTAGCATTAAATcgtggccgagggccggtaggtattGTTCGAGCGTGCTCGAACATATCCTAGTATTAAATCGTGGccaagggccgataggtgttgttcgagcgtGGTCGAACGTAACCTAGCATTAAATcgtggccgagggccggtaggtattGTTCGAGCGTGGTCGAACGTAACCTAACATTAAATCGTGgctgagggccgataggtgttgttcgagcatGGTCGAACATATCCTTAACAAAAAAAGGTGTCCTGATAAATGTATGTCTTTTATTACTTCGACGTTGTTGCTTTGGTTACATACTTGGAGAGAGTTACAGATTTTGGGTATTGGCTGGCGTTCCAGTCCCAGTAATAACAAAGCAACAATGTCGAAGTAATAAAAAACTTACGTTTATCAAGCCCTTTTTTGTGTTAAGATTACGTTCGACCATGCTCGAACAACACCGATCGGCCCTCAGCCACAACTTAATAAAGGGTAAAGTTCGACCCAAATCGAACAACACCCCTCGACCCTCGACCACGACTTGGCAAAAGACCGAATCAGCAAAGTTCAAACAACACCTATCAGCCTAATCTAAATAAAGAAGCACACCCGACTTATATAAATAAAAGGTAGACACGACCCGCAAATAACCGTCAACATGGCTACGACCAACTAGATAACAACGATAATAGAAAGAGCAAAAGTCCTAAACAAGCAAACGATAAAGAAAGGTACAtgagatattcatttgtaaaatataCTTTGACTTTAAAAAGTGAATCTGGTCTTATTATAAGtctacaaaaataacctttttacTAAGATTCTTGTCCACACTTTTTCACTGGATCCGAGAATAACTCGGATATTC
It encodes the following:
- the LOC107825359 gene encoding uncharacterized protein LOC107825359, giving the protein MLRQGHLKEMLRDKGRNNFARGREHQGPPKPPSLTRTINMIIGGGDDAFFNGVKFTTTHKLKRSITHKRYDRLEESIIFDESDADDLTFLHNNALIITLCILDTDVKHIMVDDGSRACIIHPRVPIEMRLEDKIVSRCITLTGFNNAIERMSGEIILLVLHIVKRE